In one window of Candidatus Omnitrophota bacterium DNA:
- a CDS encoding thiolase family protein: MPGVVLIDGIRTPFLKFNTEFKEMRAVDLAALVIRELVEQLELDPAAVDHVIMGNGAQPADAPNVARYAALKARLPVGVPAYTVQRNCAGGMQSITEAAMLIQLGHAEIALAGGTESMSNIPLMYPKSFQNKMTALSRAKTPLDKLQVVTSFRPQDFKPVVGLIMGLTDCYCGMGMGQTAEILAKKYKISREAQDEFALGSHFKTAAAWDAGRLAGEVMTVYPPGRKPVVVSQDNGYRSNQNMEALSRLRPVFDRKFGTVTAGNASQITDGASVLAVMAEKKAKALGYAPKVFIKSWAYAGNEPTEMGLGPYFATAKALDRAGLKLKDMGLIELNEAFATQVLANEVVFSSKQFAQEHLGRQEPLGEINRDILNVNGGAIALGHPIGTSGNRIVLTLMREMERRDVQFGLATLCVGGGQGGAIILERAR; this comes from the coding sequence ATGCCAGGTGTCGTCCTTATTGATGGAATCCGGACTCCCTTTCTCAAGTTCAACACTGAGTTTAAAGAGATGCGGGCAGTGGATTTGGCTGCTTTGGTGATCAGGGAACTCGTCGAGCAGCTCGAACTGGATCCTGCGGCCGTTGATCATGTAATTATGGGGAACGGCGCTCAGCCTGCGGATGCGCCCAATGTGGCCCGCTATGCAGCGCTCAAGGCGCGGCTTCCCGTTGGAGTGCCCGCCTATACCGTGCAGCGCAACTGTGCCGGCGGAATGCAGTCCATTACTGAGGCGGCCATGCTTATTCAACTGGGCCATGCGGAGATTGCCCTTGCCGGCGGGACTGAGAGTATGAGCAATATCCCGCTGATGTATCCCAAGTCCTTCCAGAATAAGATGACGGCCCTGTCCCGCGCCAAGACGCCTTTGGACAAACTGCAGGTAGTAACTTCCTTTAGACCACAGGATTTTAAACCCGTTGTCGGTCTTATCATGGGGTTGACTGATTGTTATTGCGGGATGGGGATGGGGCAGACCGCTGAGATCCTGGCCAAGAAGTATAAGATCTCCCGTGAGGCCCAGGATGAATTTGCCCTCGGCAGTCACTTTAAGACAGCTGCAGCTTGGGATGCCGGCCGTCTGGCCGGGGAAGTGATGACTGTGTATCCGCCGGGCAGGAAGCCTGTGGTTGTTAGCCAAGACAACGGGTATCGATCCAATCAAAACATGGAGGCTTTATCCAGGCTCCGGCCGGTTTTTGACCGCAAATTCGGGACGGTTACCGCGGGGAATGCGTCACAGATCACAGACGGTGCGAGTGTTCTTGCCGTGATGGCTGAGAAAAAGGCCAAGGCCCTGGGCTATGCGCCTAAAGTTTTTATCAAGTCCTGGGCCTATGCGGGGAATGAACCCACGGAGATGGGCTTGGGGCCGTACTTTGCGACAGCCAAGGCTTTGGACCGGGCTGGGCTCAAGCTCAAAGACATGGGGCTTATCGAACTCAACGAGGCCTTTGCCACACAGGTCCTGGCCAACGAAGTGGTTTTTTCTTCCAAGCAGTTTGCGCAAGAGCATCTGGGACGCCAGGAGCCCCTGGGTGAAATCAACCGGGACATTCTCAATGTCAATGGCGGCGCGATCGCGCTGGGCCATCCGATCGGGACTTCCGGGAACCGGATTGTACTGACCCTAATGAG